Below is a genomic region from Fusobacterium canifelinum.
ACCCGTTATTGAAGTAGTTCTTGTTCCACCATCAGCTTGAATTACATCACAGTCAATGGTAATAAGTCTTTCTCCTAATTTTTCTAAATCTATTGAAGCTCTTAAAGCTCTACCAATTAATCTTTGAATTTCAACTGTTCTTCCAGTTAATTTACCTTTGCTAGCTTCTCTTGGATTTCTTTCATTTGTTGCTCTTGGTAACATAGAATATTCAGCAGTTACCCAACCTTTACCAGTACCTCTTAAAAATGAAGGAACTTTGTCACTTACAGAAGCAGTACAAATAACTTTTGTATTTCCAACTTCTATTAAAACAGAACCTTCAGCATAGATATTTACATTTTTTGTAATTTTTATTTTTCTTTCTTCATCAAATTTTCTTCCATCTTCCCTTAGCAAAATTTTTTCCCCTTTCTTATATCTTTATTAACATAATATTTGTAGTAAGTCCAGCAGCAGTACCTATAAGTAATATTATATCACCATTTTTAATTTTTTGCTTTTCTAAACCATGTGCCAGTGTCATAGGAACAGAAGCTGAAACCATATTTCCGAACTCTTTTACTTCATCTATATATTTACCTTCTGGTACTCCCAATTTTTCCATTATAAGAGGCATAGCAACACTGGCTTGATGAGGAATCACCATATCAATATCAGAAATTTTCATATTGTTATTTTCTAAAAATTCTTTCATCATTTTAGGAATTTTTTTCATAGATAAAGCTAATATAGTCTTTCCACACATATCAAACATAAATTCTTCTTTTGTGCTTTCAGAGTAATTTTCTGGGTGAAAATTACTTAAACCTCCACGAATTTCAGTTGAATGAGCTCCTTCTGACCAAGTTTTTTGCATAGCATCAATAACTCCAATTTCTTCATCAGTTTTTTCAATAATAAAGGCTACTGCACCATCACTGAAAAGTTGAAAACTTTCTTTTTGTTTAGGATTTAATGCTCTTGAAGCTACATCACAAGAAACAATCAATATTCTCTTATATCTTCCAGAATCTAAAAGATAAGACATAGTATCTAATGCTGTTATAAAACTTGTGCAAGTAGTATTTATATCAAGTGCAGGAATAGAAGTTCCTTTTGCTATTTTCTCATGAATTAAGGCTGCCATACAAGGTATAGGTTGTATGCCAACTGCACTAGCTGAAACTATGCAATCAATATCATCAATTGTAATATTAGCATTTTTTAAAGCTTTTTGACAAGCAGAAACTGCAAGAGAAATTTGTTTTTCATCTCCACTTATTCTATAACGAGTTTGTTCTTTAAAGTAAACTGTATTTTTAGGTAATTCTACTCCATATCCTTTAAATTGAATTTTTCTCATTCTATTACCTTCCTCACTATTCTTTTTAATTTTTTGGTTCTATCTATTTCATAATTTATAAATTTAATTTCTATATTTTCAATTTCCAAAGAAGTAAATAATTTATTAAATTCTTTTCTTATTAATTCTTTTTGCTTATCACTTATATTTAAGATAGCTACTTCTAATAGCTTATTATTTATTTGGAAAACCTGATATTCTCTTATATTTTCAACAAAGAGTATAGTTCTTCTAATAAAGTCTGGAAATACTACCACTTCTTTACCATTCTTATTAATAAATTTGAAAATATCATCTGAACGCCCCTCAATCTTTTCAATTCTTTGTAAAACTGAACCACATTCACAAGGCTCTGTTGCTTCAACTAAAATGTCATTGAGATAATAATTTACAAAAGGTTGACTAGTTCTTCTAAAATCAGTGATTATTGGATAAAATCTCTTTTCATCTATATATTTTTTTTCAAACTTTATTAAATCTTCATTTAGATGTAAATGTCCATATTCACAAGTGCAAGCTAAAAAGCCTTCTGTTGCCTGATAAATCTGATGTATTATATTTAGTTTAAATTGTTTTTTAATATATTCTTCATCAGGCTTTTCTAAAATTTCAGCAACTGAAATAACTCTTTTTGGAGAAATTTTTAACTCTCCTTCTTCTATTTTCTTAGCTAATATCAAAAGTAAAGAGGGAGGTGCAACCACCATAGTTGGCTTATATTTATTCAATCTTTCTATGTGTTCATCAATATCTTTAAAAGTGTCAAAATATTCTAAACTTATTAAAAATGAATTTATAGTTTTGTATAAGTCATTGTCTGCTCTCAGAAAAAATGCTATTTTATGTCTCAAAATATTATTTTTAGGAAGCAACTTAGCAAGGATAGTACCTGCCCATATTCCTTGTTCTTCTGGTGTTGTGATAAACATTCCTCTATGCCCAGATGTTCCAGAAGATAGCCCAACTGAAATATTTTTGTATTTTTGATTAAAATTTCTAGTTTTTTCACTATTTAAAGCAATATCCATTGCTTCATCTTTTTTAACTCCTAAGGTATTTAATTCATCAAAATTTTCCATCATAAATGCCTTATTCATAGTGAAGTCTTCTGTAATTTTATGAGTTTTAAAATATGGTGAATTTTCTTTTAAAAATTTTAAATGCTTTTCTACTTGCTTTTCTTGGTATTTTAAAAGCTTATCTCTTGAAGTCCACTTGCTAAAATATCTTACTTTAATAAAAGTTAAGATAATTTTAAATATTTTTTTCATTCTACCCCCCTTATCTTATATTTTAAAGAAAAAATAATAAATTATATTAATGTTACAAAATTTAAAAAATAAGTGAAATTGCATTCTAAATTTTAGATAAAAAATTAAAGCAAATAAGCCGAACAAATCTCGGCATGTTTGAAGCCAACTTGTTGGCAAATTTGCCGAATTTGTAGCGAATGTTAATTTTTTATCGTTAAGAAATTTAGCTAGCAATAAACTATTTTTTAAATTTTTTATATAAAAGGTTAATCATTTATTTTATTAAATATTTCTATTATTTTTTCTTTTTTATCATGGCTGACAATAACAGAAATATTATTCTCTATCAATTTTTTTAATAAATCACTACCTTTTCTATAATCTTCAAAATTATTTTGAATTTTTCTAGGAAGCCACTTCATTTTATCTGTAAAAGGTAAAAATTCTGTTCCCCAACACACATCAGCAGCAATAAATAAATTATTATCTGGCAAAAATAAACAAGCCTGCCCTTTTGTATGTCCATCTACTTCAACTATTAGCATTGATAAATCAGAAAATAAATCAAAGCTATTTTTATAAGGAAACAAACAATTTTCTTTATAATCATCTATCAATATCAGTCTATCTTCAAAATCATCAGGTAGTAGTTCATTAAAAATTAAAAGACTATCCTTTTTTAACTTAAAATCATTGTAACAAGTTTTGGTTAAGATTAGGTTAGAATTTGAAAAAAATTTTAAACCACCAATATGGTCAGGGTGTAGATGTGAAATAATAATATATTTAATATCTTCTTTATCTATACCTTTTTCTTTAAGTTGATAGTCTATCATATCTTCTTTTTTTAAAGTGATAGGATTGGCAAATCTATATAAAAAATATTTAAGATTATTTTTCAAAATATCCATAGAATAACCTGTATCATATAAAATATATCCCAACTTTTTATGTTTTATTAAAAAAACTCCTGCATAGAAATTGACTATTGTTTTATCAAAACCTTTAAAAACTCTTTTTAAATCATTGGTACAATAACCACAAGCAAAATAATCAACTTTCTCTATCATTTTTTCTGCTGTGTTCAACATATTTTTTAACTCCTTCTAGTATAGATATCTTTGGATGATATCCCAGTTCTCTTTTAGCCTTATCAATGTTTAGAGTTTGGCTATATTTCATTAAATATAAAGTATATTTAGTAATTGGTGGTTCTTTTTTTATTCTAAAAAATTTATAGACGATTTCTAAAAATGAAACCAAAGGTGAAACTAAATTATAGTTCCATTTTAAATATTTTCCTTCTGTTCCCATTTCATTAAAAAATAAAGTTAAAATCTCTTTAAACTCTATTGGCTCATCATTTGTAATATTGTATATTTCCCTTGAATATTCATTATTTTCTAGTGCTAATCTTAAAGCATAGGCAACATTTTCAACACAAGTTATATCAACTTTTTGTTTTCCATCAACAAAAAGAGGAATACCAATTTTTTTGTTTAAGTCTAAAAGTCTTGGTATTATACTTGTATCTCCTACTCCAAATAGTCCACGAGGACGGATTATCATATAGTTTAAATTAGAAGATTTAATTATATTTTCTGCCATAATTTTGCTTTTTATATAGTAATTTAAATCATTTTCTTTTGGTGCCTCGTCTTCTTTAACATCTAATTGGTCTTTTGCTCCTGCATAGATACTTGGAGATGAAACAAAAACTAATTTTAAATTTTTTTCTTCACAAACTTGAACAATATTTTTTGTCCCCAATACATTTACATTATAGAAATCTTCCCATTTCCCCCAAACAGTAGAAAGTGCAGCAGCGTGGATAACAGCTGAACAATCTTGGGAAGCCTTAAATAAATCATCTAAATTATCTATATCGCCTTTATAAAATTCAACATTTTCATCAATCAATGCTTTACCAATTTTTTCATTTCTACCAAAGGCAACAACTTGATAAGAGTTATTTTTTAATTCCTCAATTACATATTTTCCCAAAAATCCTGTTGCTCCTGTAAGTAAAACTTTCATTGCTCTCCTCCCTTTAATATTCTGTTGATTTCCTTTTCTAATAATTCACTAGGAGAATAATTATTAAAATCTTTTGATAATTTTTCTAAATTACTCCATTCCCTTTTATTTATCATTATATCAAAGGCTCTTAAAATAGACTTTCTTGATTTTAACTTAGCTACAATTCCGATTTTTGCTAAATCAGCTCTTACCCCATAATCAAATTGGTCATAATCATGTGGAATAATAACAGAAGGCTTCTTGTATTTTATACAAGAATAAAGTATTCCAGCTCCACCATGATGAATAACATAGTCAACTTTTGGCAAAATTTCATCATAATCTAAATAATAATAAATATGTAAATTATTTTTCTTTGTGATTTCTTTCCCTCTTTCTAAATAACTTCCCAATGAGACTACAAATAAATATTGTGGATATTTTTGAGAAAGTTCCTTTGCTATATCAATTATCAATTTTTTAGCCCATTTTAAATGAGTACCATTAGTTAAAAATATGGATTTTTCAAATTTTTCATTATTCACAAATTTTACACTATCTTGAAAAAGTGATGAGCAACAAGGTCCTGCCCATGAAAACTGGCTTGGAAAGTCATCCCTAAATTCCAGCTCTTTCATTCCTAGACCTAATATAGAATAAGGAGAATAGGTGTTTTCTTCTCCCTTTTCATTATATAAAGTGAAATTTAGTTCTTTTAATTGTTTTCTTAAAATAAAACAAACTAATTTTTTAAAATTTCTAACAAGACTTCTTGCTAATTTATCTCTTAATTTAAAGAAAAAGTTATTTCTTGGATAAAGTCCTCCCACATAGGCAGGAGTTGTTGTTTTATTTTCTATTGCAAAAGGTGTAGGAATACTCGTAATCCAAGGGATATTAAATTTTCTACACACAAAGCCCACTGGAACAGCAATAAAATCAGCTAGGACTATATCAGGCTTATTTTCAGTAAAAAAAGCTTCAATTTCTTTTATAACTTCTGGCATAAGTCCCATATTTTCTTTGAATTGTTTGTATGCAATTAGAGGGTTAGTTTGCCTATCTGTATCAGATATTTTTTCAAAGGCAGTAGGTTTATCTTTAAGTAAAACTTTTACAGAAAAACCTAATTTTTTAACAACCTTTTCTTTTTGAAAGCCGGTATAAACACAGATATCATATTTATTTTTTTCTTTTAATAGAGGGAGTACCAACTCTAAAATTGGATAAAGATGTCCACTGAAAGGTGGTGCAACAACAGCAAGTTTAATTTTTTCTTTGTAAGTATTCATAGATTATCTCTTTTAACTTTCTATCTTTAAAATATCCTAAATGTCCACAATTTACAATTTTATCAACTTTATGAAAATCTAAAAGCCAACTATAAATATCAAAAATACCTTTAAAAACTATTGTATTTTTTAGTTTTCCATAACCTTTACCCACAGGACCCAGTGCAAAAATTTTAATATTTTCATTATCATAATTAGTTAAGTCCATAAATTTTTTCCAGACATTTAAACCTGAACTCAGAGAAATGATTATAACATCTTTTAAAGATTTAATAGGTTCTAAATGTCTTAAAATCTCTTTTTCAAACCTTTTATTGAAAAGAGTATGAGGATAATAAATAATATTTGATAGACTAGCTTTTAAAATATTAATATCTTCAAATTCACTGTGTTCAAAATCTTCATTATAAGGAAAATTTGAATTTATTATTTTATAACCAAAATCTTTAAAAATATTTAAGATTTCAAATCTATCTGGCTCTAAGGCAGCAGTTTTAAGATTACTACTTCCACTTATAACAAAGACAATTTTATCTTCTTTTAAAAGAGTTTTTGAAATATCTAAACTTTCTAATTTCTTTAAATATTCTTTAAATTTCATAATGTATCTTCCCATCTTTAACTCTGATTTTTTTATTTCTCCATAGAATTACAGGTGGAGTTAAAAGAGTATATATTAACATAAAAGGCAGTAAAAATTCACTCAATAATTCATATAATAATTCCTTAGTTTGAGAAGAAGAAATTCTAAAAGGTTCATAGATAAATATTCTAGTTATATAAAATAATGCAACTTTTCCTATAAATAAATTAAGTGTTAGCACCAAATAATTTATTCCTAAATAGAAACTCAAAAATAATAGGATGGTTGGTAATAATGTTGGCAATAATATTATAAATAAAAATTTTATAGAAAAGGCATTCTTCATATAGACATTACTAAATAAAAGCCATCTTTTCATAAGAAGTATATACCTTTTAAAACTTGGAACAGTATTTCTTACATTACAAAAAATTGTACTTTGGATAATTTTTACATCTTTTGAAAGCAAATATGTAGCCAATGCCAAATCATCACAAAGCCAATATTTTATATTCTCAAAAGCAGAATATTTTTTTAAAATATCAGTTCTCAAAATATAGAACATTCCATTTATAGTCTTATTTTCTTTTAAAAAAGATAGAGAAAAATATGAAAAAATAGAATTAGAATTTATAAAAGCAGAAATTAATTTTGAATAAAAGCCTCTAATATTATAATTAAAAGGAATTCCTGTTGCTATCCATTCAGTTTTATCTTCTTCATAAATACTCAATTCATCTAGTCTTTTTCTATCTATCACACTATCATCATCTAAAATTATTGTATATTCAGTTTTAATTTTGCCTACAACTTGCTCTAACTTGAATATTTTAGGGTTTACTTCCTGTGGAACATCATCTAAATAATAAACTTCAATTCTATTGGAGTAATTTTTATTTTTTAAAATTTTTTCAACAGTCTGTATGGCTGTTTTATCACTTTTATCAACAAGCCAAATGAACTTCATATCAATAGTATTTTTTAAATTAGCTGTTAAGTCTTCTTCTAGCCTAGGGTCACCAGATAAAATAGGTTGAACTATTGTGTATTTACTTTCATCTATTTTTGATTTTTCTAAACTATTTATTTTTTGAAAATAAATAAAAGAAAAAATTAATTTTAAAATAAGTAAAATTATAGTTAGTGTCAATAAAGTATTAAATAATATTGTCATTTAATCACCTTTTTTAAAATTAAGCCTACAAGTTTTAATTGCAGTGAAATAGGTAATAAATTTATTAAAAATATAGATAGTTTATTTCTAAAACCAATAATAGAAAATCGTTTTTTTCTTTCTATCACTTTTATAATTCTTTTAGCAACATCTTCAGAACTCATCATAAATTTTTGTGAACTTCCAAATTTTTCCTGTATATCTTTATCAAAAAAATTACTTGCTGTTGGTCCAGGGCAAACTGCTAGGACTCTTACATTTCTATTTTTATGGGCTAGTTCTTCATCAAGTGCCAAAGAATAGTGTAATAATGCAGATTTTGATGAACTGTATACTGCCATATATGGATGTTGGTATAGGGCAGCAGTTGAACAAACATTTAAAATTACCCCTTTTCCTTTTTGTAAAAATTTTTCAGAAAATTTTTTAGTTAAAATTAATGGAGAAATAAAATTTACATTGACAGTATCTAAATCTTCTTTATCATTTAATTTTAAAAAATCAGTGATTTTTCCAAAACCTGCACAATTAATAACTAAATCTACATCACAATTTTCTATAATATTTTCTAAGTTATTTATATCAGTTAAATCATATTTTATACAGCTACATTCAAGAAAAGAATTTTTCTCTTCTAATTCTTTTTTTAATAAATTTAATTTATCAAGAGAACGAGCTAATAAAAAAAGTTTTTTACTTTTATTTGCTAAATTTCTTGCTAACTCTTTTCCTATTCCAGAACTTGCACCTGTGATTAAAATTTTTTCCATCATTTTTACTTCCTTAAATTTTTATATTATTAACCATTATAACATTTTTTAGATTTAGATAAAAAATTAATATTTTATTGAATTTATTCTTTACTAAAAAAGGATTAACTCCTGCTTCTTACAGAAATCAATCCTTATTAGTAAGTTAAATTTATTCAACTATTTGAGGTTAAGACACTATAACAGTCTTTTGTTACTACCACTCACGCCACTCATAAGTAATGTCAAAATCAGATTGCACTTGAGGATTCGGATAAGGGTATCCAGCCAATATTGCACATCTATCAATAATTTCACAAATCTCTTCTCTTTCTTCTGTTTCAATAGCTTGGAATTTTTTATTAAACTCATTGATATAGTCAACCAATTCTTTAACCTCTTTTAAAATCATTTCTTCATTTGAATAATTGTTTTTTGAAATTTTTTGTAAGGAATCTATATAAGTGATTATTTTCTTTTTTAATAGGGAAATATCTTTTTTCTTATAGTTAGATGAACTTAAATTTTCTAAAAAATATTCTATAATTTCATCTGCATATATTTTTATTTTGTCAAATTCCCCTTGTTCTTTTAATTTTGTTATTGCTAAATCTTCTTTTTCTTTTAATTCTTTCTCTGATAATTTTTCTGTTGTAATTAGTGAAGCAAGCTTAGATTTAAAAATTTGTTTCCAAGTTTTTTTTGAGTAAAAATCTTTTTTGTTAAATGAGGTATAATTAATTGTGAAAGTAGATACATATCTAAAAATTTCATCTGCTAATTCTTCACTTCCATCAAGTCCTAGCATACCCTCAGGAACTATTATTCTTTTAAGTGATTTACATTTTGTAAAAGGATTTCCAACAATATGAGTAAGTGTACTTGGAAGAACAACAGTTTCTAAATTTGTACAGCCTCCGAAAGCCTCCTCTCCTATTGCAACTACTCCTTCAGGAATTACAATATTCACAAGATTACTACAGTTAGCAAAACAAAGTGTTCCTATCACTTTTAATGTTTTAGGTAAAATTACCCTACAAAGAGAAGTACAAGCAGAAAAAGTAGCATTTGGAAGAATTTCTATTCCTTCAGGAATTTCTATTTCTGTTAAAAATTCACAACCAGTGAAAATACAGCTGTTCTCCATATCTTGAAATTCATATCCTTCTTTATCTAATAAATCTAATCTTTTTAAATTTTCTTCAAAACATTCTTTCCAAATACGAGGTGCATTTGGATTTTTTGAAATAGGGTATCTATTAAAAAGAAAATTTCCACAGTACTTTTTATTCCTTTCAACACGAAATAAAGTTGGAATTTCATTAATTTTTACACCTTTTTCCATTTTGATTTCCTTTAAATCACTATATTCAAAAACTTGTCCACAAAGAGTTACTCCTGACTTTAAAAAAACTTTCTCTATTGAATGATTAAGTGCAAAAAGTCGCCTCTCCAATGTAATTCCACTTGATATTGTAATTTCTTTTAATGAAGTACATCTATATGTAGGAAATTCAGCTGTCATATGTGTTACTTTCATACCTTCTATTATATCTGGTACTCCAGCTACTTTTGTACTATTTTTAAAACCTACAACAGTTAGTGTCTTACCATCTTCATTTATATAATAAAAAATATCTTTATATAGTTTTACATCTTTTTCTTCCATAAATTCTCCTCATTTTAAAATGATAATGCTTATTCCCTAATATGTCAATTTAGAAAAAGTTTTTAACTCACTCAATTCCTCCAAAATACTTTCAATATCTGCTTTTTCATCATTTACTGCAACTCCTGCAATGAGCCCTTCAACTAAAGGAGCATCTGCTATTTTTATATTTTTTGTATTGATTCCTTCATCAGCTAAAAAATCTATTGCCACTTGAGTATTTAAAACAGAACTTCCAATATCTACAAAAATTAAAGCTCCTTTATCTGTTTTGGCTTTTAATATAGCTTCTTTTATTATAAGTGGATTACTTCCTAAAAAATCTCCATCTGTTCCACTTCCATTAATTAAAGGAAAATCATATCTTTTCATTTCATTAGCAAGATGTATTGCTGCTTCAGCCAATTCTTTACTATGTGACACAACTACAAAACCTACCATAAAACCTCCTATATATTCTCACAAACTGTTTTTATCATTAAGTATGAAGATACTGCACCAGGATCTATGTGTCCTATACTTCTTTCACCTAAATAAGAAGCTCTACCTTTAGTTGCAATAATATTTTTTGTAGCTTCCATAGATTTTTTAGCAATCTCTATAGTCTCGCTCTTAATTTCCTTTAAAGTTTTTCCATCTGAAAAAGATTTTTCTAAAAAATTATATGTAGGTATTATGGTATCCAACATAGTTTTTTCACCTAGTACAGCCTTACCTCTTTTTTGTATTCCCTCTATCATAGAATTTAAAGTCCCAAGCAAAATTTGATTATCAAATTCTGTTTTTCCCTTTAAATATGTTCCAGCACTCATAAAGGCAGTTCCATATATTGCTCCAGAAGCTCCTCCAACTTTTGTAAGTAATAACATTCCCATTTTTGTGAATACATCAGATACTGCTAAATCTTTAAAATTTAGTAGTTGATTTTTTATTTCAGTAAATCCTCTTGCCATATTAACTCCATGATCTCCATCACCAATTTCTCTATCCAACTCTGTTAAATATTCTTCATTCTTTATTATTTCATCTGCTATTTTTTTAATTATTTCTAAAAACATTTTATCTCTTCCTTTTCTTTTATTAATTATGCAATTATTAAAATAAGCATTTTAAAATGCTATTGTATCTTCTTCTGCATTTAAAAGCTCTTCCATTTCCTTATCTAATTTCAATAAAGTTATAGAGAAACCACCCATATCTAATGAAGTCATATAATTACCAACTAAAGTTTTTGAAACCTCAACACCTTTCTCTTTTAATAAATCTTGAAGATGATTATTTATGATGAATAATTCAATTAATGTTGTTTCTCCAAGCCCATTTACTAAAACTGCAAATCTATCTCCTTTTTGAGCATTAGATTCAGCATAAATTTTTTCAAATAGTTTTTCAGTAAATTCATTAGCACTTGCTATTTTTTCACGATGAGTTCCAGGTTCCCCATGTATTCCTAAACCGATTTCAACTTCATCATCTGCTATTTCAAAGCTTTCTTTACCAGTTGTAAAAACTGTACAAGGTTTTAAAGACATACCCATAGTTTTTAAATTTTTAACAACTCTATTTCCAAGCTCTACTAATTTATCCAAGTCATATCCTTTTTCTGCTGCTGCTCCTAAAATTTTATGAACAAAAATAGTTCCTGCTATTCCTCTTCTTCCAACAGTGTAAGTACTATTTTCAACAGCAATATCATCATCAACTACAACTTGTTTTACAGTTATTCCATCTGCTTGAGCCATCTCTCCTGCCATTTCAAAATTCATTACATCTCCACTATAATTTTTAATTATAAGAAGAACACCTTTTCCAGCATCAACAGCTTTTATAGCATTGTAAACTTTATCTGCTCCTGGAGATGTAAATATTTCTCCACATACTGCTGCATCTAACATTCCATAACCCACATAGCCAGCATGAGCAGGTTCATGTCCACTTCCACCACCACTTATTAAGGCTACTTTATTAACTTTTTTATTTTTTCTTATAATTATAGGTTCGTTTTCAACTCTTGAAACTTTATTAGGGAAAGCTTTTATCATTCCTTGTACAACTTCTTCTACAATATTATTTTTATCATTTATGAGTTTTTTCATACATACCTCCAATTATAACTGTTTATAAAAAGGGCAAAATTATACAAATATAAGTATAATCTCGCCCCCTTTCATTTTATATTATTCTTCCCAGTTTTTACTTCTTTCAACTGCTTTTAGCCATCCAGCATATTTTTTCTTTCTGTCTTTTTCTGACATATTAGGAATAAATTCTTTATCTAAAACCCATTTTTGTTTAATTTCATCTTTACTTTCCCAGAAACCAACTGCAAGTCCTGCAAGATAAGCAGCTCCTAATGCTGTTGTTTCTAAAACAGTAGGTCTTTTTACAGATTCTCCTAAAATATCAGCCTGAAATTCCATTAAGAAATTATTAGCAGCTGCGCCACCATCAACTTTTAATCCATTTAATTTTATTCCTGAATCTTCTTCCATAGCCTTTAAAACATCTTTTGTTTGATAAGCTATTGATTCTAAAGTTGCTCTTATGATATGATTTTTATTTGCTCCACGAGTTAAACCTAAAATTGCTCCTCTAGCATACATATCCCAATAAGGTGCTCCTAATCCTACAAATGCTGGAACTACATACACTCCTGCACTATCTTTAAC
It encodes:
- a CDS encoding SDR family NAD(P)-dependent oxidoreductase, with product MEKILITGASSGIGKELARNLANKSKKLFLLARSLDKLNLLKKELEEKNSFLECSCIKYDLTDINNLENIIENCDVDLVINCAGFGKITDFLKLNDKEDLDTVNVNFISPLILTKKFSEKFLQKGKGVILNVCSTAALYQHPYMAVYSSSKSALLHYSLALDEELAHKNRNVRVLAVCPGPTASNFFDKDIQEKFGSSQKFMMSSEDVAKRIIKVIERKKRFSIIGFRNKLSIFLINLLPISLQLKLVGLILKKVIK
- a CDS encoding MBL fold metallo-hydrolase, whose product is MLNTAEKMIEKVDYFACGYCTNDLKRVFKGFDKTIVNFYAGVFLIKHKKLGYILYDTGYSMDILKNNLKYFLYRFANPITLKKEDMIDYQLKEKGIDKEDIKYIIISHLHPDHIGGLKFFSNSNLILTKTCYNDFKLKKDSLLIFNELLPDDFEDRLILIDDYKENCLFPYKNSFDLFSDLSMLIVEVDGHTKGQACLFLPDNNLFIAADVCWGTEFLPFTDKMKWLPRKIQNNFEDYRKGSDLLKKLIENNISVIVSHDKKEKIIEIFNKIND
- a CDS encoding NAD-dependent epimerase/dehydratase family protein gives rise to the protein MKVLLTGATGFLGKYVIEELKNNSYQVVAFGRNEKIGKALIDENVEFYKGDIDNLDDLFKASQDCSAVIHAAALSTVWGKWEDFYNVNVLGTKNIVQVCEEKNLKLVFVSSPSIYAGAKDQLDVKEDEAPKENDLNYYIKSKIMAENIIKSSNLNYMIIRPRGLFGVGDTSIIPRLLDLNKKIGIPLFVDGKQKVDITCVENVAYALRLALENNEYSREIYNITNDEPIEFKEILTLFFNEMGTEGKYLKWNYNLVSPLVSFLEIVYKFFRIKKEPPITKYTLYLMKYSQTLNIDKAKRELGYHPKISILEGVKKYVEHSRKNDRES
- a CDS encoding glycosyltransferase yields the protein MNTYKEKIKLAVVAPPFSGHLYPILELVLPLLKEKNKYDICVYTGFQKEKVVKKLGFSVKVLLKDKPTAFEKISDTDRQTNPLIAYKQFKENMGLMPEVIKEIEAFFTENKPDIVLADFIAVPVGFVCRKFNIPWITSIPTPFAIENKTTTPAYVGGLYPRNNFFFKLRDKLARSLVRNFKKLVCFILRKQLKELNFTLYNEKGEENTYSPYSILGLGMKELEFRDDFPSQFSWAGPCCSSLFQDSVKFVNNEKFEKSIFLTNGTHLKWAKKLIIDIAKELSQKYPQYLFVVSLGSYLERGKEITKKNNLHIYYYLDYDEILPKVDYVIHHGGAGILYSCIKYKKPSVIIPHDYDQFDYGVRADLAKIGIVAKLKSRKSILRAFDIMINKREWSNLEKLSKDFNNYSPSELLEKEINRILKGGEQ
- a CDS encoding F390 synthetase-related protein, with amino-acid sequence MKKIFKIILTFIKVRYFSKWTSRDKLLKYQEKQVEKHLKFLKENSPYFKTHKITEDFTMNKAFMMENFDELNTLGVKKDEAMDIALNSEKTRNFNQKYKNISVGLSSGTSGHRGMFITTPEEQGIWAGTILAKLLPKNNILRHKIAFFLRADNDLYKTINSFLISLEYFDTFKDIDEHIERLNKYKPTMVVAPPSLLLILAKKIEEGELKISPKRVISVAEILEKPDEEYIKKQFKLNIIHQIYQATEGFLACTCEYGHLHLNEDLIKFEKKYIDEKRFYPIITDFRRTSQPFVNYYLNDILVEATEPCECGSVLQRIEKIEGRSDDIFKFINKNGKEVVVFPDFIRRTILFVENIREYQVFQINNKLLEVAILNISDKQKELIRKEFNKLFTSLEIENIEIKFINYEIDRTKKLKRIVRKVIE
- a CDS encoding 3-oxoacyl-[acyl-carrier-protein] synthase III C-terminal domain-containing protein, whose amino-acid sequence is MRKIQFKGYGVELPKNTVYFKEQTRYRISGDEKQISLAVSACQKALKNANITIDDIDCIVSASAVGIQPIPCMAALIHEKIAKGTSIPALDINTTCTSFITALDTMSYLLDSGRYKRILIVSCDVASRALNPKQKESFQLFSDGAVAFIIEKTDEEIGVIDAMQKTWSEGAHSTEIRGGLSNFHPENYSESTKEEFMFDMCGKTILALSMKKIPKMMKEFLENNNMKISDIDMVIPHQASVAMPLIMEKLGVPEGKYIDEVKEFGNMVSASVPMTLAHGLEKQKIKNGDIILLIGTAAGLTTNIMLIKI
- a CDS encoding glycosyltransferase family 21 protein — its product is MTILFNTLLTLTIILLILKLIFSFIYFQKINSLEKSKIDESKYTIVQPILSGDPRLEEDLTANLKNTIDMKFIWLVDKSDKTAIQTVEKILKNKNYSNRIEVYYLDDVPQEVNPKIFKLEQVVGKIKTEYTIILDDDSVIDRKRLDELSIYEEDKTEWIATGIPFNYNIRGFYSKLISAFINSNSIFSYFSLSFLKENKTINGMFYILRTDILKKYSAFENIKYWLCDDLALATYLLSKDVKIIQSTIFCNVRNTVPSFKRYILLMKRWLLFSNVYMKNAFSIKFLFIILLPTLLPTILLFLSFYLGINYLVLTLNLFIGKVALFYITRIFIYEPFRISSSQTKELLYELLSEFLLPFMLIYTLLTPPVILWRNKKIRVKDGKIHYEI